CCCTCCTCCTCGAGGAACGCCGGGCTGCCGACCAGCACCGCGCGGCCCTGCACCACGGCGCGGACACCGCGGCCGGCAGGTGCCTCGAACCCCTCGGCCGCCGGGACCTCCAGCCCCCGGTCACGCGCGGCCTCCAGCACCGCCCGGGCGAGGGGGTGCTCGCTGCCTCGCTCGGCCGCGGCGGCCCAGCGCAGCACGTCGTCGTCGTCGTCATCGGGGCCGCTGGTGGCCGCCAGCCGGGCCGACGGGCGGCCCTCGGTGAGGGTCCCCGTCTTGTCGAGCACGACGACGTCGACCCGCTGCAGCCGCTCGAGCGCGGAGGCGTCCCGCACGAGCACGCCGAGCTGGGCGCCCCGGCCCACCCCGACACCGACGGACACCGGCGTCGCCAGCCCCAGCGCGCAGGGGCAGGCGATGATCAGCACCGACACGCCGACGACGAGGGCGTGCGGGAGACGGGGCTCGGGCCCGGCCAGGGCCCACACGAGGAAGGCCGCCAGCGCGACGCCCACCACCACGGGCACGAACACCGCCGACACCCGGTCGGCCACCCGCTGGACGGGAGCCCGCGAGCGCTGGGCCTCCTGGACGGACGCGACGATGCGGGCCAGCACGGTGTCCCGCCCGACCCCCTCGGCCCGCAGGAGGAAGCCGCCGCCTGACGCGGTGGTGCCGCCCACCACGCGGTCGCCGACGCCCTTGGTGACCGGCATGGGCTCACCGGTCACCAGCGACTCGTCGACGGTGGACCGGCCGTCGACCACGACGCCGTCCACGGGGACGCGTTCGCCGGGGCGCACCCGCAGGACGTCGCCGACGACCACCTCCTCGAGCGGCACCTCGGTCTCCTCCCCCGGGGACGGGGAGCTGCCGCAGGAGCTGCCGGCGCTGACGCGCACGGCCGTCGGAGGGGCGAGGTCCAGCAGGGCGCGGACGGCGCCGGAGGTGCGCTCGCGCGCCCGCAGCTCGAGGACCTGCCCGACGAGCACGAGCGCCACGATGACGGCGGCCGGCTCGAAGTACGCGGCGGGGCGTCCGTCCTGCCCCCTCAGCTCCAGCGGGAAGGCGCCCGGGAGGACCGTGGCGACCAGGCTGTAGGCGTAGGCGACGCCCACGCCCAGGGCGATCAGGGTGAACATGTTCAGCCGGCCCGTGCGCACCGACGTCCAGCCGCGCCGGAGGAAGGGCCACCCCGCCCACAGCACCACGGGGGTGGCCAGGACCAGCTGCGCCCAGCCGGACGCCGCGGGAGTCACGGCCCGGTCGAGCCCGGGCACGAGGTGGCTCCCCATCTCGAGGACGACGACGAGCGCCGCGAGCACGGCGGCGACCCGCAGGCGGCGGGTCATGTCGGCCAGCTCGGGGTTGGGTCCCGCCCCAGCGGTGACCTCCAGAGGCTCGAGGGCCATCCCGCACTCCGGGCAGCTGCCGGGTCCGCGGTGACGCACCTCGGGGTGCATGGGGCACGTGTAGGTGGCGTCCGCTCCGCCGTGGTCGCTCGCGGGCCGGTGGCCCTCGTGGCCGGGACTGCGCTCGTCGCCGGCCAGGAAGCGGGAGCGGCAGTGCTCGGAGCAGAACGCGTAGCGGTGCCCGTCCCGCTCGGCCGTGAGGGGCCCGTCGGGGTCCACGGACATGCCGCACACCGGGTCGACGGACCGCGCGGCGGTGCTCGTGGACGCGTGCTCGTGCTCAGCCACCCGTCCATGGTACCCCCGGGGGGTATCTGTGACGGGCCGGCGCGGTCCCGTCACCGCGGGACGACGACGTCCTCCACAGCGCCGGTCTGCGACGACCGGACCGTCGCCTCCACGACCGCGAGGCTGGCCAGGTTGTCGCGGCCGGTGACCTCCGGCGGAGGACCGCCCGCGGCCGCACGGGCGAACTGCTGCAGCCCCGCCGCGCGTCCCCACAGCGCCGACACCTCCAGCTCGACGGGGGTCTCGTCCCCGTCGGGACCCCGCAGGACGAGGGCGTCGTCCGCCGGAGGCGCCTCGCCGCCGTGGCGGCTCGCCAGCTGCAGCTCGCCGAGCTCGCCGGTGATGCTCCACTCCCCCGCCCACGGCGTGGGACGACCGCGCGACAGCCAGCTCCCGCGGTAGCTCGCCACCAGACCGCCGGTCATCTCGAGCAGCACCGAGGCGACGGCGGGCTCGACGAAGCGGCTCCACGGCGGGGACGAGGTCACGGCGTGCACGCGCTGGACCTCCCGCCCGGTGACGAACCGCAGGAGGTCGACGTGGTGGATCGCCATGTCCACCAGGAGCGGCTGGGGGAAGCGGTAGTGGGGGTTGGTCGCGGCGGGCGCGTCGTTGGACCACTTCCGGAAGTCGACCGCGACGGCCGAGAGCTCCCCGAGCGCGCCCTCGCGCAGCAGCCGGCGCGCGGCCCGCGGTGCGGGGTAGGCGCGGTAGTTCTGGCTGACCTGCAGCACCAGCCCGAGCTGCTCCGCCCTGACCACGGCGGTCGCGGCCTCGGCGGCCGTGGGCGCGAAGGGCTTCTCGACGAGCACGTGCAGCCCCGCCTCGAGCGCCTCCAGGGCGAGCGGGACGTGCGCGCCGACGGGAGCGGTGATGAGGACGCCGTCGGCCTCGACCTGTCGCAGCGCCTGCTCCAGAGAGGTGGCGCAGGCGCGGTCGGGCAGGTCGTGGGCGTGCTGGAAGGCCGCCAGCCCGGCGGTGTCGGGCTCGACCACGGCGACGCGGTCGACCTCGGGGACCCGCGGCAGCACGGTCCGCTCCCAGTCCCTGCCCCACCCGCCGAGCCCGATGTGCACCAGTCGCATGCACCGAGCCTGGTCCACTCCCGCGGAGCCGGCGAGGGCGGGGCCCCTGCCGGCCCTCAGCCCTCCGAGGGCGACCGCGGGGGCCGGGGGCGACCGACCGGCGTGGCCGCGAGCGCCCGCAGCGACGCGAGCACCCGGCCGCGGCGGCCGGCGGGCCCCGCCTGCTGCGGCTCCACGGCCGGGGCGGGCAGCGCGACCACGAGGTCGGCGGGGGCGAGGCCGTCGACCACCTCGACGGCGGCTGGTCCGTCGGCCCAGGCCGCCGGGTCCACCTCGACGTCCGTGCCGGTGGCGCTGACGACGACGCGGGCCCCGCCCGGGCGGTGCAGGACGGCGACGGCGCCGTCCCACAGCGCCGTGCTGGCCGAGCCGTCCGCGTGCCGCACCTGCACGCCGTCCTCACCGAGGACCAGGCGCGCCGTGCCGCCGTCGGCGGGCACCCAGGTGCGACCGGTGAGGGGGCCGCGCTCGTCAGCGCGGGCGAGCGGCAGCCCCGCGGGGGCGCTGACGTCGTGGGGGACCTGCAGCAGGCCGGCGCCGAGCGCGGTCCGCAGCGCCTCGAGCACGTCGGCGGGGCTCAGGGTGCGCGCCTGCTCGAGCAGGCGGGCGTGCGGCGCGACCGCCGGCGGCTCGGCCAGGCCCGACAGCAGCCACGCCCGCGCCAGCTCGTCCAGCTCGTCGAGCTCGTCCAGGGGGCCGGTGGCGGACAGGTCGGACACCCACCGGGACAGCTCCGCGTCCGGGAGCGGTTCGCTGCAGGCGCGGGCGGTGGCGTCCTGCACGGCGTGCAGGGCGTCCTGCGCCGGGTCCGCCGCGGCGTGGACCGCCAGGCCGAGCTCGAGCACGCCGCCGCCGACGGGCGTGACCTCCACCTCGACGTCGGTGGCCGCCGCACCGCGCAGCCTCAGCTCCTCGAGCGCGAGGCGGTGCAGCCACCACCACCCGGCGTGCGCGGCGGCGCCGTCCTGCGCGAGCGCGGTGACCGCCACGGACCCCGAGGGCCCCTCCACGCGGGCGGGCAGGGAGAGCTGGGGCGCCTGCGGCGCGGACGCCGGCGACGCCTCGCCGGAGAGCAGCGGCAGGACCCAGCCGGGGGCCCGCGGCCCGGTCACCGACAGGACGGCGTTGGACGCGGAGAACCAGCGCTCCACCCAGCGGGTGAGCGCTGCCCCGTCTGCGGTGGGAGCGGCGAGCTCGGAGGTGGCGAGCTGGCCCCAGCCGCGCATCCCGTGGCGGGCGGTGCGGAGCAGGTCCCAGCTGCTGGGCAGGCGCAGGTCCGCCTCGGCCTGCAGGTGGCCGACCTCGTGGGCGACCTCCTCGGGCAGGACCTCGCCGAGGGACGCCAGGCCCTCGCAGAGCGCGACCAGCCGGTCGCGGACGTCGCTCTCGGAGCCGGTGGCCGTGAAGACGACCTCCAGCGGCGAGGTGCACGGCCGGTGCCAGGGCTCGGCGGGACGCTCCCCGTCCGCCTCGAGCCCGACGTCCGTGAAGCGGTGCGCCAGGTGGGCCACGAGGTGGGTGAGGCCCCGCTCGGGCAGCCGCTCGTCGACCGCGCCGACGCGGAAGGCGAGCCGCGCGCGCACCGGTCCCGGCGCCGGCAGCCACGCCACGCGCAGACCGCGGCGCGTGGCGCCGAACTGGACGCCGCGCGGCTCGCGCGCGGCGTCCTCGGGGGCCTCGGCCGCGACGGGCAGCGGTGCGGCGGCCGGGGGCGCCGGAGTCGTCATCGGGACGGCCGTGGTGGTCACCCTCCGGGCATCGGCACGAGGCGCCGGTCGCTCAAGCGCCGGGACCGGGCCGCTCGCGCCCCGGGGCGGTGCTCACAGCGGAGCGGTGCCCTCCGCGACCTGCGCCGGGTGGTGTCGCACGAGGAACGAGCGCAGGTTCTTGGCGGCCAGGACGTCCCCGGCCCGCACGCCCCGGGAGAGCACCCGCCGCGCCTCCACCACCCGCCCGCGCCGCTCCAGCAGCAGCCCCAGGTTGTTCCACGCGCGCGGCTCCCCGCCCTCCGCCAGCGAGCGCAGCACCCGCTCGGCGCCGTCGAGGTCTCCGCGGTCCTCCTCGAGCAGCAGAGCGAGGCGGATGGCGCTGGTCGGGTCCCCCTCGGCGGCACCGGCGCGCAGCAGCGACTCGGCCTCCGCGAGCGCCGCCGCGTCCGGGCGCCGGACGCCTCGTGTGCGGAGCAGCCACGCCAGGTCCCCGCGCGCGTCGGCGTCGACGTCCGCCCCGGACCGCAGCAACCGCTCCACCTCACCGCCCGGCGGCAGCGCGGCCAGCCCGTCCTCGCCCCCCGCCGCCGGGCCGGAGGCCTCGCTGAACAGCCAGGTGCCCAGCACCGCGCTCGCCTCCGCGTCCCCCGCGGCAGCGGCGGCGCGCAGCAGGTCCCGGGCGTCGTCCTCACCGCCGCGGACCCCCGGGGCGCCGGCGTGCCAGCGCCACACGTCGGCCAGGAACACCAGCGCCCGCGGGTCCCCGGCGGCGCGCGCCCCCTGGTAGGCGGACTCGGCCCCCGCCCAGTCCTCGAGGCGCTCGCGGGCGATGCCCAGGTTCAGGCCCGCCATCGGGTCGCCCTGCTCCACGGCCCGCGCGAAGGCGGCCTCCGCCTCCGCGTCGCGCCCGAGGTCGAGCAGGGCGTTGCCGAGGCCGAGCAGGGCGTCCCGGTCTCCCAGCTGCACGGCGCGCGCGAACGCCTCCGCAGCCTCCTCGTGGTGACCCGCCTCGGCGGCGTCGACGCCGCGGTCGTGGTGCTCCGCCGCGCTCTGCGCGCCACCCGCCCCGGTCTGGTCCACCCCCGTACTGTGCCAACCCGCCCCGACCGACGCGGACGCGGCGCCTCAGGGGCGCAGGGACAGGACGTCCTCGGCGGGCACGCGGGGCAGCGGCAGCGTGCGGGGCGCCGAGGCGGGCAGCCGCAGGACGCCCGGGACCCGCCCCGTCGGGGCCTGCAGCAGCAGCGCCCGCGTGCGGCGCGCTCCGCGGACCCGGACGGTGGCCACGAGGGCGAGGACGACGGCGACCGCGGCGACGGCCACCGCGACGACCACCGGGACGGCGTCGAGCGCCGCGAAGAGCCCGGCCTCCGCGGCCAGCACGCCAGCGGCCCCGGCCACCGACCAGGAGCTCACCACCCGGTGCCCCCCGGGCGCCCACACGTCTCCCGGAGAGCGGCGGGCCGTCCGCGCCAGCGCGACGGCCAGCGCCAGCGCCTGCTCGTCGTGGGAGCGCACCCCGCGCTGCGCGGCCTGCACCACGGCGCGCCGGCGCGCTCGCGGCAGGGCCCGCCAGGCCCTCGCCGCTGCCCGGCGGTCCTCGGTCCCGCCCCGCTGCTCACCCACACGACGAGGGTTCCACCGACGGCACCGCGGTGGTGAGACCGACACGCGGGGCCCCGGGGCCGCGTCCCCCGCCGGGGAGGACGCCGGGGTGGCCCGGCGGGGCGGCCCCGCGCCCTGGCGGGCCCCCGCGGCGGCGCCTAGCGTCGTCGTCGTGAGCACCGCAGACACCACCGGGACCCGCACCCTCGGCTCCCCGCGGAACGGCACCGCCCTGGAGGTCTCCGCCCTGGGCCTCGGCTGCATGGGCTTCAGCCAGTCGTTCGGCCCGAACCCCGGCACCCGCGAGGAGATGGTGGCCGTCATCCGCGGCGCGGTGGAGCGGGGCGTGACGCTCTTCGACACCGCCGAGGTCTACGGGCCCTTCGTCAACGAGGAGCTGGTGGGCGAGGCCCTGGAGCCCGTCCGCGACCAGGTGGTCATCGCCACCAAGTTCGGCTTCGCCATCGACGAGGCCTCGAAGCGGCACGGTGGCCCGAACGGCACGGACAGCCGCCCCGAGCACGTGCGCGAGGTGGTGGAGGCCAGCCTGCGGCGCCTGCGCACCGACGTCATCGACCTGCTCTACCAGCACCGCGTGGATCCCGACGTGCCGGTCGAGGACGTGGCGGGGGTGGTCGGCGAGCTGGTCGCCGAGGGCAAGGTCAAGCACTTCGGCCTGTCGGAGGCCAGCGCCGCCACCATCCGCCGCGCGCACGCCGTGCACCCGGTGACGGCGCTGCAGAGCGAGTACTCGATCTGGTTCCGGGACGTCGAGGCCGAGGTGCTGCCGACCCTGGAGGAGCTCGGCATCGGGCTGGTGCCCTTCAGCCCGCTGGGACGCGGCTTCCTCACCGGCGGCGTCAGCGCGGCCAGCACGTTCGGGGACGACGACATCCGCGCCGGGCTGCCCCGGTTCACGCCCGAGGCGCTGGCCGCCAACCAGGCCCTGCTCGACCTCCTGGGCGAGGTCGCCGCCGCGAAGGGGGCCACCACCGGGCAGATCGCGCTGGCCTGGCTGCTCGCGCAGCGCCCGTGGGTGGTGCCGATCCCCGGCACGCGACGCCTCAGCAGGCTCGAGGAGAACCTCGGGGCCGTCGAGCTGGACCTCACCGCCGAGGACGTCGCGGCCATCGACGCCGCGCACGCGCGCGTCGAGGTCCAGGGCGAGCGCTACCCGGAGCACATGGCGCGGCTCACCAACGGCTGAGCCCGCCCCTGGCGGCTGCGGCGCCGCAGCCGCCAGGATCACGCGGGTGAGCCGCGTGACGATGCGTCCCTTCCACGCCGACGACGTCGAGGGGGTGCTCGCGCTGTGGGAGGCCTCGGCCCGCACGGCCGGTCAGCCGGTGTACGGGCTGGCCGAGGTGCTCGCCTCCTGCGAGAAGGACCACGCCGTCCTCGCCCACGAGGCCGGACGCCTGGTCGGCGCCGTCGTCGGGCGCGCCGCCCACGCCCAGGGGTGGGTGGTCTTCCTCGGGACCGCGCCCGGGCACGAGGACCTGGGACCGCGCCTGCTGGCCGCCCTGGAGCGGGAGATGACGGGGTCCGGCCTCACCAAGCTGTCAGCCCTGCTCACCGACGACCCCACCGCCCTGGGCGCCTTCCACCGCCAGGGCTTCCGCACCCTCAAGGACCTGCACTACCTCGAGCGCGACCTGCCCCTGCAGCGCGCCGAGGTCGCCCTGCTCGCCGAGCTCGGCGGGCGGATGCTGCCCCGTGACCGCTGGGACGCCATCGGCGGCATGACCGAGGAGAAGGGCCTGCTGGAGCGCCGCCTGGTGATCCCCCTGGCCCACCCCGACGTCGCCGACAGGTTCGGGGTGGCCCCGCCGCGCGCCGTGGTCCTGTTCGGCCCGCCCGGCACCGGCAAGACCACCTTCGCCAAGGCCATCGCCTCCCGGCTGGAGTGGCCCTTCGTGGAGGTCTTCCCCTCCCGCCTGGCCGCCGACCCCGCCGGGCTGGCCGGCGCGCTGCGCGACACCTTCACCAAGATCGCCGCGCTGGAGCACGTGGTGGTGTTCATCGACGAGGTCGAGGAGATCGCCGGCAGGCGAGGGGGTGAGCCGCCCAGCCCGCTGCAGGGCGTCACCAACGAGCTGCTCAAGCTCATCCCGGCGTTCCGGGAGCAGCCCGGGCGGTTGCTGGTGTGCGCCACCAACTTCATCCGCGCCATCGACGGGGCGTTCCTGCGCCACGGGCGCTTCGACTACGTGCTGCCCATCGGGCTGCCCGACGCCGCCGCCCGCCACGCGATCTGGCGGGCGTACCTGCCCGCCGGTGCGGCCAGCCGGCCGGGAGGTGTGGACCTGGCCGAGGTGGTCGCGCACAGCGAGGGCTTCTCCCCCGCCGACATCGAGTTCGCCGCTCGGCGCGCCTCCCAGGCCGCCATGGAGCACGCCCTCGCCAGCGCCGGCGACGGCGGGGAGGTCGGTGCCGACGGCGGCCCGCTGGGGCCGACCACGCAGGACTACCTGCGGGCCGTGGCCAGCACCCGCGCCACCGTCTCCGCGGAAGCGGCCGCCGAGTTCGCCGAGGACATCACGACGCTGGCGCGCCTGTGACGCGCCGGCCCCGGCCACCCTCGTCGTCGTCGCCGCCGTCGTCCAGCGCGGAGAACCAGTCCGCGTAGGGCGTCGTGCGGGCGAGGTGGCGGGTGAGGTCGGGGGCGCCGTCGTCCCACCACACGGGGCCGCGCTCGCCGAGGGCCTCCTTGGCCGCCTGCACGCGGGAGCGGGCGGCGGCACGCGCGTCGTCGTCGCCGGAGCGCAGGGCCGCGCCCTTGGCGCGGCGCGCGGCCATGAGCTCGGCCACCAGGCGCTCGCGCTCGGCGCCCTCCAGGCGCGGGTCGCTGCGACGCCACAGGCGGCCGCGCACCACGAGGTAGCGGCCGTCCGGCGTCACCGGGGGTTCGCCGCGGCGCGCGTCGGAGCCCACCCGGAGACGCTAAGCGACCGCGGTCCCCGCCGCCGTGTGACGAGTGCGTTTCGCACCGCCCGCGCGCCCGGGACGGGCGCGACCATGGTCCATGGCCGTCACCGACCCGCCCGCCGTGACGCTCCCCACGCCGAGCGCGCCCCCCGCCGCACCCCCGAGCACGAGGCCCGGCGCGGTGCTGCCCGAGGCGCGGCAGGTGGTCCTGCACGTGCCGGAGAAGCGGCGCTACGAGGTGCACGTCGGCGGGAGGCGCGCCGGTTTCACCGAGTACTTCGAGTCCGAGGGGCGGCGGGTGTTCGTCCACACCGAGGTCGGCCAGGCGTTCAGCGGTCGCGGCCTGGCCAGCGCGGTCGTGCGGCACGCCCTCGAGCAGACCCGCACCGACGGCCGGCGGGCGGCGGCCATCTGCCCCTTCGTCAGCCGCTGGGTGGCCGCGCACCCGGAGTTCGACGACGTCGTGGTGCAGCGCCGCCCCTGACCCGGGGCGCCGGCCGACGAGCGGCGGGCGGCGGGTCAGGGGCGGCAGAGGTGAGTCAGCGCCTGGTGGAGAAGGCGGCGTCGAAGGCGGCGGCCGGCGGGGAGATCCTCGCGAGCTCCCTCACCATCGCCAGCGCCTGCGGAGCGCCGACGAGGCGGTCCATGCCGGCGTCCTCCC
The nucleotide sequence above comes from Quadrisphaera sp. RL12-1S. Encoded proteins:
- a CDS encoding heavy metal translocating P-type ATPase, whose protein sequence is MAEHEHASTSTAARSVDPVCGMSVDPDGPLTAERDGHRYAFCSEHCRSRFLAGDERSPGHEGHRPASDHGGADATYTCPMHPEVRHRGPGSCPECGMALEPLEVTAGAGPNPELADMTRRLRVAAVLAALVVVLEMGSHLVPGLDRAVTPAASGWAQLVLATPVVLWAGWPFLRRGWTSVRTGRLNMFTLIALGVGVAYAYSLVATVLPGAFPLELRGQDGRPAAYFEPAAVIVALVLVGQVLELRARERTSGAVRALLDLAPPTAVRVSAGSSCGSSPSPGEETEVPLEEVVVGDVLRVRPGERVPVDGVVVDGRSTVDESLVTGEPMPVTKGVGDRVVGGTTASGGGFLLRAEGVGRDTVLARIVASVQEAQRSRAPVQRVADRVSAVFVPVVVGVALAAFLVWALAGPEPRLPHALVVGVSVLIIACPCALGLATPVSVGVGVGRGAQLGVLVRDASALERLQRVDVVVLDKTGTLTEGRPSARLAATSGPDDDDDDVLRWAAAAERGSEHPLARAVLEAARDRGLEVPAAEGFEAPAGRGVRAVVQGRAVLVGSPAFLEEEGADGVGSLAGPASQVRASGGTAVLIAVDGRAVGLLAITDRVRESTPAALAALRSQGLEVVVLTGDARGTAAAVAAELGIERVEAEVRPEGKARFVADLRSQGRVVAMVGDGVNDAPALAAADVGVAMGSGTDVAVEGAGVVLLHSDLQALVRAVALSRATMRNIRQNLWFAFAYNGLGIPLAAGVLYPAVGVLLSPEVAAAAMALSSVSVIGNALRLRRTPSEGRGGRPRSHRRRSGARFGVGVGWG
- a CDS encoding Gfo/Idh/MocA family protein encodes the protein MRLVHIGLGGWGRDWERTVLPRVPEVDRVAVVEPDTAGLAAFQHAHDLPDRACATSLEQALRQVEADGVLITAPVGAHVPLALEALEAGLHVLVEKPFAPTAAEAATAVVRAEQLGLVLQVSQNYRAYPAPRAARRLLREGALGELSAVAVDFRKWSNDAPAATNPHYRFPQPLLVDMAIHHVDLLRFVTGREVQRVHAVTSSPPWSRFVEPAVASVLLEMTGGLVASYRGSWLSRGRPTPWAGEWSITGELGELQLASRHGGEAPPADDALVLRGPDGDETPVELEVSALWGRAAGLQQFARAAAGGPPPEVTGRDNLASLAVVEATVRSSQTGAVEDVVVPR
- a CDS encoding tetratricopeptide repeat protein, which translates into the protein MDQTGAGGAQSAAEHHDRGVDAAEAGHHEEAAEAFARAVQLGDRDALLGLGNALLDLGRDAEAEAAFARAVEQGDPMAGLNLGIARERLEDWAGAESAYQGARAAGDPRALVFLADVWRWHAGAPGVRGGEDDARDLLRAAAAAGDAEASAVLGTWLFSEASGPAAGGEDGLAALPPGGEVERLLRSGADVDADARGDLAWLLRTRGVRRPDAAALAEAESLLRAGAAEGDPTSAIRLALLLEEDRGDLDGAERVLRSLAEGGEPRAWNNLGLLLERRGRVVEARRVLSRGVRAGDVLAAKNLRSFLVRHHPAQVAEGTAPL
- a CDS encoding aldo/keto reductase, which produces MSTADTTGTRTLGSPRNGTALEVSALGLGCMGFSQSFGPNPGTREEMVAVIRGAVERGVTLFDTAEVYGPFVNEELVGEALEPVRDQVVIATKFGFAIDEASKRHGGPNGTDSRPEHVREVVEASLRRLRTDVIDLLYQHRVDPDVPVEDVAGVVGELVAEGKVKHFGLSEASAATIRRAHAVHPVTALQSEYSIWFRDVEAEVLPTLEELGIGLVPFSPLGRGFLTGGVSAASTFGDDDIRAGLPRFTPEALAANQALLDLLGEVAAAKGATTGQIALAWLLAQRPWVVPIPGTRRLSRLEENLGAVELDLTAEDVAAIDAAHARVEVQGERYPEHMARLTNG
- a CDS encoding ATP-binding protein — encoded protein: MSRVTMRPFHADDVEGVLALWEASARTAGQPVYGLAEVLASCEKDHAVLAHEAGRLVGAVVGRAAHAQGWVVFLGTAPGHEDLGPRLLAALEREMTGSGLTKLSALLTDDPTALGAFHRQGFRTLKDLHYLERDLPLQRAEVALLAELGGRMLPRDRWDAIGGMTEEKGLLERRLVIPLAHPDVADRFGVAPPRAVVLFGPPGTGKTTFAKAIASRLEWPFVEVFPSRLAADPAGLAGALRDTFTKIAALEHVVVFIDEVEEIAGRRGGEPPSPLQGVTNELLKLIPAFREQPGRLLVCATNFIRAIDGAFLRHGRFDYVLPIGLPDAAARHAIWRAYLPAGAASRPGGVDLAEVVAHSEGFSPADIEFAARRASQAAMEHALASAGDGGEVGADGGPLGPTTQDYLRAVASTRATVSAEAAAEFAEDITTLARL
- a CDS encoding GNAT family N-acetyltransferase, with product MAVTDPPAVTLPTPSAPPAAPPSTRPGAVLPEARQVVLHVPEKRRYEVHVGGRRAGFTEYFESEGRRVFVHTEVGQAFSGRGLASAVVRHALEQTRTDGRRAAAICPFVSRWVAAHPEFDDVVVQRRP